The Spirosoma radiotolerans genome has a window encoding:
- a CDS encoding VCBS repeat-containing protein: MKAVLFVLVLLTCLSCRDDKPRFIITNPAETGVAFTNQLTETEQENVLAFEYFYNGAGVAAGDLNNDGKVDLYYTGNQVANKLFINKGGLTFDDVTTKAGVAGRTDGWKTGVTLADVNADGWLDIYVCYGGLRPDSLRKNQLFINNHNLTFTDRAAEYGLADSGYSVQANFFDYDLDGDLDCFLINHNLKNYQRKEASVMRAERDYNAGDKLFRNDGKVGSVTSIHFTDVSEQAGIKGNPLGFGLGVSVSDINRDGYPDVYVTNDFVEDDYCYINQGNGTFRDELRSRIDHTSYSAMGADIADLNNDARPDIMTLDMLPESNARQKLLPWPDNWNVYQAQLKNGFWHQNMRNMLQIQQPNGEFAEIGQLAGVAGTDWSWGVVLADFDLDGYKDIFVSNGTLRDFTNADFIKFSDDNAARQAGGSVLEQIKQMPSTRTRNYIFRNNHDLTFTNEQAAWGFDDPTISNGCAYADLDGDGDLDIVTNNLNEPARIYRNNTQETASTNYLSIRLKGPSSNPFGIGATVTVGVGKEQQVQEYFPTRGFESCSHGNLLFGTGADAQTVRVTVRWPDGKTQVLPAVTANQMLSMDYRQAHAGALASPLRTGNPLFSAVNAIAFTHKLDSTNNFDQQILLPIQYSATGVHMATGDVNNDGLVDLFVGGNRLQQGQLLYQNVNGLFKPTTLPNLDGRTNTDAVLLDVNGDKQLDLYVVNGGYSVREAEKRQDQLWLNDKGTFVAKALPTETENGSCVNVIDIDRDGDSDLFVGSSVRPFKFPAADESFLLINDGRGNFKKQPLGQLGIVSDAAVLDINKDGWPDLVIVGEWMPVTVLLNQRGKLSTTNQKVYENLAGWWNRIEKADLDGDGDDDLILGNLGLNTQVKASEGQPATLTYDDFDQNGTLDFFMSYSVQGKVYPAYSRDEICEQVPSLRKRFTTYQSFADATLNECFDEQQLRQAKTKQIDELRTLVLENNDGDLVAHALPIAAQYAPVYSILVDDYDRDGKPDLLLMGNNSRMRLRIGKVDANHGLLLHNEGKWHFSERSSEETGFMVRGDVRDVKKVNDYIVVGVNGEKLLTFKQKP, encoded by the coding sequence ATGAAAGCTGTTCTTTTCGTTCTTGTTCTTCTTACCTGTCTTTCCTGTCGTGATGATAAACCTCGGTTTATCATCACGAATCCGGCCGAAACGGGCGTTGCCTTCACAAATCAACTGACCGAAACGGAACAGGAAAATGTCCTGGCATTCGAATATTTTTATAATGGGGCGGGAGTAGCCGCCGGTGATCTGAATAACGATGGTAAAGTCGATCTGTACTATACCGGAAATCAGGTAGCAAATAAATTATTTATTAATAAAGGGGGGCTGACCTTCGATGATGTAACTACCAAAGCGGGTGTGGCTGGCCGTACCGATGGCTGGAAAACGGGGGTTACGCTGGCCGATGTAAATGCTGATGGCTGGCTGGATATCTATGTTTGTTACGGGGGCTTGCGACCCGATTCCCTTCGCAAAAATCAACTGTTCATCAACAACCATAACCTGACCTTTACGGATCGGGCCGCCGAATACGGGCTGGCCGATTCTGGCTATTCGGTACAGGCTAATTTCTTCGACTATGACCTGGACGGCGATCTGGACTGCTTTCTCATTAATCATAATCTAAAGAATTACCAGCGCAAGGAAGCGTCGGTTATGCGGGCCGAACGGGATTATAATGCGGGCGATAAGCTATTCAGAAATGATGGTAAAGTTGGCTCAGTAACTTCCATTCACTTTACCGATGTGTCAGAACAGGCCGGTATCAAAGGTAATCCGCTGGGCTTTGGCCTTGGAGTCTCGGTGTCGGATATTAACCGGGATGGCTACCCCGATGTCTACGTTACAAATGACTTCGTTGAAGATGATTACTGCTACATAAACCAGGGGAATGGTACGTTTCGGGACGAGCTACGGAGCCGGATCGACCATACATCCTATTCGGCGATGGGGGCCGATATTGCGGATCTAAACAACGACGCCCGACCCGACATTATGACGCTGGATATGCTCCCTGAAAGCAACGCCCGGCAGAAACTACTGCCCTGGCCGGACAATTGGAACGTGTACCAAGCCCAACTGAAGAATGGTTTCTGGCACCAGAACATGCGGAACATGCTCCAGATTCAACAGCCCAATGGTGAGTTTGCCGAAATTGGTCAGTTGGCCGGTGTCGCTGGTACCGACTGGAGCTGGGGCGTCGTGCTGGCTGATTTCGACCTCGACGGTTATAAAGATATTTTTGTCAGTAATGGTACCCTGCGCGATTTTACAAACGCTGATTTTATCAAATTTTCGGATGATAACGCGGCTCGGCAGGCGGGCGGGTCAGTGCTCGAACAGATCAAGCAAATGCCATCGACCCGGACAAGGAATTACATTTTTCGGAACAACCACGACCTGACGTTCACGAATGAACAGGCTGCCTGGGGCTTCGACGACCCAACGATCTCCAATGGATGCGCCTACGCCGATTTGGATGGCGATGGCGATCTGGATATCGTGACGAACAACCTGAATGAACCCGCCCGAATCTATCGGAACAACACGCAGGAAACGGCTTCTACTAACTACCTCAGTATTCGATTGAAAGGCCCGTCAAGTAATCCGTTCGGTATTGGGGCCACTGTAACCGTTGGTGTCGGTAAAGAGCAACAGGTGCAGGAGTATTTCCCAACGCGGGGGTTCGAGTCCTGTAGTCATGGTAATTTGCTGTTTGGGACAGGAGCGGATGCTCAGACAGTGCGTGTTACCGTGCGCTGGCCGGATGGCAAAACGCAGGTGTTACCCGCCGTGACAGCCAACCAGATGCTTTCCATGGATTACCGTCAGGCACATGCTGGCGCGTTAGCCTCTCCACTCCGAACGGGTAATCCGCTTTTCTCGGCGGTCAATGCCATCGCGTTCACGCATAAACTCGATTCGACCAACAATTTTGATCAGCAGATTTTATTACCCATTCAGTATTCGGCTACTGGCGTCCACATGGCCACAGGCGATGTAAATAACGATGGTCTGGTGGACTTGTTTGTGGGTGGAAACCGCCTGCAGCAGGGGCAACTGCTGTATCAGAATGTCAATGGTTTATTTAAGCCAACCACATTACCGAATCTGGATGGAAGGACAAATACGGATGCTGTTTTGCTGGATGTAAACGGTGATAAACAACTCGATTTGTATGTCGTCAATGGTGGGTATAGCGTTCGCGAAGCGGAAAAGCGCCAAGATCAACTCTGGCTGAATGACAAAGGTACCTTCGTGGCCAAAGCGTTACCCACCGAAACCGAAAACGGAAGCTGTGTTAACGTCATTGACATTGACCGCGATGGGGATTCGGATTTGTTCGTGGGCAGCTCGGTTCGGCCGTTCAAGTTCCCGGCCGCCGACGAGAGCTTTTTATTGATCAATGATGGCAGGGGGAACTTCAAAAAACAACCTCTGGGACAGCTAGGTATTGTATCGGATGCGGCCGTTCTGGACATCAATAAAGATGGTTGGCCTGATCTGGTGATTGTCGGCGAGTGGATGCCCGTTACGGTTCTGCTGAATCAGCGGGGGAAATTGTCGACTACGAACCAGAAGGTTTACGAAAACCTGGCAGGCTGGTGGAACCGAATCGAGAAAGCCGATCTTGATGGTGATGGTGACGACGATTTGATTCTCGGCAACCTTGGCCTGAACACGCAGGTAAAAGCAAGTGAAGGCCAACCGGCTACGCTAACCTACGACGATTTCGACCAGAACGGCACACTTGATTTCTTTATGAGCTATTCGGTTCAGGGGAAGGTGTATCCGGCCTACTCGCGCGATGAGATTTGTGAGCAGGTGCCGTCCCTGCGAAAGCGATTTACAACTTATCAGTCTTTTGCCGACGCAACCCTTAACGAGTGCTTTGATGAACAGCAGCTTCGTCAGGCTAAAACCAAGCAGATTGATGAGCTAAGAACGCTCGTTCTGGAAAATAATGACGGCGATTTGGTTGCTCATGCGCTGCCTATAGCGGCTCAGTATGCGCCTGTCTACAGCATTTTGGTGGACGACTATGACCGGGATGGAAAACCCGATTTACTGCTGATGGGTAACAACTCCCGCATGCGGTTACGAATTGGTAAAGTGGACGCAAATCATGGTCTGCTACTCCATAATGAGGGTAAATGGCACTTCAGTGAGCGTTCATCGGAGGAAACCGGCTTTATGGTGCGGGGTGATGTTCGCGATGTAAAAAAAGTGAACGACTATATCGTTGTTGGTGTCAATGGAGAGAAGTTACTAACGTTTAAGCAAAAGCCCTGA
- a CDS encoding FAD-binding and (Fe-S)-binding domain-containing protein, with protein sequence MRADLLKHLANQLTGDLFDDTTYRTLYATDASAYREMPTAVAIPKTVDDLKALIAFANEHKTALIPRTAGTSLAGQVVGSGIVVDVSKHFTKILEVNPEERWVRVQPGVIRDELNQFLKPYGLYFGPETSTANRAMIGGMVGNNSCGSNSVVYRDTREHTLSVKVLLADGSEAEFGPVSGWDFTKQVSEASRKNGSATLADKIILKANAILSNAANQEEIRRNFPKKTIERRNTGYALDVLLDMQPFAPEGELFNMAKLIAGSEGTLCFLTEIKLNIVPLPPKESGLVCVHCHSIDEALRATLIALKYKPYAVELIDDIILERADTNPEQRKNSFFVQKTPTDHFPIILVVDLSRDTRAQIEQLSAAMIADMQAENMGYHYPLLFGEDSKKIWTLRKAGLGLLGNLPGDEKAVAVIEDTAVDVGDLPDYIRDFNEILARHHMHAVHYAHAGSGELHLRPIINLKTEEGHRQYRMIAEEIATLVKKYDGSLSGEHGDGRLRGEFIPQMVGPHNYELMRQIKHTWDPAGIFNPGKIVETPPMDTFLRYEAGQQTPAFKTYFRYKDQDVLQHAEQCNGSGDCRKTEASGGTMCPSYMATRDEKDTTRARANILREMLTRSPKENRFDHKEIKATYDLCLSCKGCKNECPSNVDVAKLKAEFLQHYYESNGIPVRSRLIANFARLSNLASIAPWAWNGVLGTPSLRRIANRLVGFHPDRTMPMMGKTTLKKWFFERNRKQETKATKPSGRSLLLFCDEFTNFNDVEVGQKAVQLFERLGYTVIIPQHGESGRAALSKGMLTYAKTLAEKNVRLLKDVVSADTPLVGLEPSAILTFRDEYPDLVDESLIADAKRIAEHALTFEEFLAREADAGHIKPEQFTTETRLIKLHGHCQQKAVSSLVPGKKVLSLPKNYTVQLIPSGCCGMAGSFGYEAEHYDVSMKVGELVLFPTVRQQPDGVIIAAPGTSCRHQIKDGTNRKSQHPAEILFDALL encoded by the coding sequence ATGCGTGCGGACCTCCTTAAACATCTAGCCAACCAGTTAACCGGTGATCTCTTCGACGATACAACGTATCGAACCCTGTATGCAACCGATGCGTCGGCTTATCGGGAGATGCCAACGGCGGTGGCTATCCCTAAAACAGTTGACGACCTTAAGGCGTTAATCGCTTTTGCGAATGAACATAAAACAGCGCTGATCCCCCGTACAGCGGGCACATCGCTGGCCGGACAGGTAGTTGGCAGCGGCATCGTTGTTGATGTATCAAAGCATTTTACCAAAATACTGGAGGTCAATCCCGAAGAGCGGTGGGTGCGTGTGCAGCCAGGTGTTATTCGGGATGAGTTGAACCAGTTTCTTAAACCTTACGGCCTTTATTTCGGCCCCGAAACGTCAACGGCGAACCGGGCCATGATTGGCGGTATGGTGGGGAATAACTCGTGTGGCTCGAACTCAGTGGTGTACCGGGATACTCGAGAACATACATTATCCGTAAAGGTATTGCTGGCCGATGGATCGGAGGCTGAATTTGGTCCGGTTAGTGGCTGGGACTTTACCAAGCAGGTTAGTGAAGCCAGCCGTAAGAATGGATCAGCCACGCTGGCTGACAAGATTATCCTGAAAGCAAACGCCATTTTATCGAATGCTGCGAATCAGGAAGAAATCCGACGAAATTTTCCCAAGAAAACCATTGAACGACGCAACACGGGGTATGCCCTGGATGTCTTGCTCGATATGCAGCCATTCGCCCCGGAAGGCGAATTGTTCAATATGGCCAAGCTGATTGCCGGTTCAGAAGGAACGTTGTGTTTTTTGACCGAAATAAAGCTGAACATCGTTCCACTACCACCCAAGGAAAGCGGGCTGGTTTGTGTTCACTGCCATTCCATCGACGAGGCTCTGCGCGCTACCCTGATCGCCTTGAAATACAAGCCTTATGCCGTTGAATTGATCGACGACATTATTTTGGAGCGGGCCGATACCAACCCGGAACAACGAAAAAACAGCTTCTTCGTCCAGAAAACGCCCACCGATCATTTCCCGATTATTCTGGTCGTTGATTTGTCGCGCGATACACGGGCTCAAATCGAGCAGCTCTCGGCGGCTATGATTGCCGACATGCAGGCGGAGAATATGGGCTACCATTATCCATTGCTATTTGGTGAGGATAGCAAAAAAATATGGACGCTTCGCAAAGCGGGTCTGGGGTTGTTGGGCAACCTGCCCGGCGACGAGAAAGCCGTTGCTGTTATTGAAGATACCGCTGTTGATGTAGGTGATCTACCGGATTATATCCGTGATTTTAACGAGATACTGGCCAGGCACCACATGCATGCAGTACACTATGCCCACGCGGGTTCGGGCGAGTTGCATCTGCGCCCCATCATTAACCTCAAAACAGAAGAAGGACACCGGCAGTACCGGATGATTGCAGAGGAAATTGCGACACTCGTAAAAAAATACGACGGTTCTTTATCGGGTGAGCATGGCGACGGACGTCTTCGGGGCGAATTTATTCCGCAGATGGTCGGCCCGCACAACTACGAATTGATGCGGCAGATCAAACATACCTGGGACCCGGCTGGCATCTTCAATCCCGGCAAAATTGTGGAAACGCCACCCATGGATACCTTCCTGCGGTACGAAGCCGGTCAGCAAACACCCGCCTTTAAAACGTATTTCCGTTACAAAGATCAGGATGTTCTTCAGCACGCAGAACAATGCAACGGCTCGGGCGACTGTCGCAAAACAGAGGCTTCGGGCGGAACTATGTGCCCAAGTTACATGGCTACCCGCGACGAGAAAGATACGACACGGGCACGGGCCAATATCCTACGGGAAATGCTCACCCGTTCACCCAAAGAAAACCGCTTCGATCATAAGGAAATAAAAGCAACGTATGATCTCTGCCTGTCCTGTAAGGGATGTAAAAACGAATGCCCTTCCAATGTGGATGTAGCCAAGCTAAAAGCGGAATTTTTACAGCATTACTACGAATCGAATGGTATTCCTGTCCGATCACGGCTGATTGCCAACTTTGCCCGCTTGTCCAACTTAGCGTCGATTGCGCCCTGGGCCTGGAACGGCGTTCTGGGCACACCTTCGCTCCGGCGCATCGCCAATCGTCTCGTCGGCTTTCACCCCGACAGGACAATGCCGATGATGGGCAAAACAACCTTGAAAAAGTGGTTTTTTGAGCGGAATAGAAAACAGGAAACGAAAGCTACGAAACCCTCTGGCCGCTCCCTCCTGCTTTTCTGCGACGAGTTCACCAACTTCAATGATGTTGAAGTTGGGCAAAAAGCCGTTCAGCTATTTGAGCGGTTGGGCTACACCGTTATCATCCCTCAACATGGCGAGAGTGGCCGGGCAGCCTTATCGAAAGGAATGCTTACCTACGCCAAAACACTGGCCGAAAAAAACGTTCGTCTGTTGAAGGACGTGGTATCCGCTGACACACCGCTGGTTGGTCTGGAGCCATCAGCTATATTGACATTCCGGGATGAGTATCCTGACCTGGTCGATGAGTCGTTGATAGCGGACGCAAAACGTATCGCCGAACATGCCCTAACCTTTGAAGAATTTTTAGCACGGGAGGCAGACGCCGGCCACATCAAACCAGAGCAGTTTACAACCGAAACCCGGTTAATTAAACTACATGGACATTGTCAGCAAAAAGCCGTTTCGTCATTGGTACCAGGCAAGAAGGTGCTGTCATTGCCAAAAAATTATACCGTGCAGTTAATTCCATCAGGCTGTTGTGGTATGGCCGGTTCATTTGGATACGAAGCTGAACACTACGATGTTTCTATGAAAGTTGGAGAGCTTGTTTTATTCCCAACCGTCCGCCAACAGCCTGATGGCGTGATTATTGCGGCTCCCGGCACATCCTGCCGCCACCAGATAAAGGATGGGACAAACCGAAAATCACAACACCCCGCTGAGATTTTATTTGATGCTCTTTTGTAA
- a CDS encoding RagB/SusD family nutrient uptake outer membrane protein, with protein MNVSKYQTIGILTATLLVGSFGINGCTNLDDKVFGSLSSTDATLGAVTLDPTATLQGAYQALNPIANSQGRAYALEEHPSDEMMGPTRGTDWDDFGVWRKLHQHTWDSQHTEVLNAWNDLNTGAFRASQAVYAAGSNQTLVAQAKFLRGFFTSYIVDLFGRTPVRQVTDAADANPAVLSRQAASNFVISDLRAAFNGLPTYTTATANVATKEAAATMLAKMYLNRAVYNQDPKSPAGPYTFAKADMDSAVYFANQVISSAKFALTAKGKYFDNFHWDNDARSQELIFTIQNTATAQPGSVQNRYFMTEHYNQYIGAWNGFTTLADFYNSFEAADERRGASPSDLTPQTGMTAGFQVGQQYGAPAKGSTALVPLKDRSGNPLVFTPAVNIALANEVAGIRVIKYLPNPLTYNNPTNDYVLLRYADVLLMKAEAIARGGTDPQGQTAAGIVNSVRTTRGASTLSTVDLPAILAERGRELYWEGWRRSDQIRFGVFTNPVDQRPTKSPDTAVLFPFPQQAIDSNPNLQPQNAGY; from the coding sequence ATGAACGTATCTAAATATCAGACCATTGGAATACTGACTGCCACCTTATTGGTTGGTTCGTTTGGTATCAATGGCTGTACAAACCTGGACGATAAAGTGTTCGGGTCACTTTCATCGACGGATGCTACACTCGGGGCCGTTACATTAGATCCTACTGCTACGTTGCAGGGGGCTTACCAAGCCCTGAATCCGATTGCCAATAGCCAAGGCAGGGCTTATGCATTGGAAGAACACCCCTCTGATGAGATGATGGGACCAACGCGTGGGACAGACTGGGACGATTTTGGCGTATGGCGTAAACTGCACCAGCATACCTGGGACTCTCAGCATACAGAGGTGTTGAATGCCTGGAATGATTTGAATACGGGCGCTTTCCGGGCTTCTCAGGCCGTTTATGCGGCTGGATCGAATCAGACGCTAGTAGCTCAGGCTAAATTTCTACGTGGTTTCTTTACGTCTTACATCGTGGATTTGTTTGGCCGCACCCCCGTTCGTCAAGTAACGGATGCTGCTGATGCCAATCCAGCTGTGTTAAGTCGCCAGGCTGCGTCTAACTTCGTTATTTCTGACCTGCGTGCTGCCTTCAACGGGCTTCCTACCTACACAACGGCAACAGCTAACGTAGCTACCAAAGAGGCAGCAGCAACTATGCTGGCTAAGATGTACCTGAACCGGGCCGTTTATAATCAAGACCCCAAAAGTCCAGCGGGCCCTTACACATTTGCGAAAGCGGATATGGACTCAGCCGTATATTTCGCCAATCAGGTGATTTCTTCAGCTAAGTTTGCTCTGACCGCGAAAGGTAAATACTTCGATAACTTCCACTGGGATAACGATGCCCGTTCGCAGGAACTGATTTTTACCATTCAGAACACCGCGACGGCTCAGCCAGGCAGCGTTCAGAACCGGTATTTTATGACCGAACACTACAACCAGTACATCGGTGCCTGGAATGGTTTCACAACGCTGGCTGATTTCTACAACAGCTTCGAAGCCGCTGACGAACGTCGTGGTGCATCTCCGTCTGACTTGACGCCCCAAACTGGTATGACGGCTGGTTTTCAGGTTGGTCAGCAATATGGCGCACCGGCCAAGGGTAGTACCGCACTTGTTCCGCTGAAAGACCGTAGTGGTAACCCACTGGTCTTTACGCCTGCTGTAAACATCGCCTTGGCTAACGAGGTAGCTGGTATCCGGGTCATCAAGTACCTGCCAAACCCGCTTACCTACAACAACCCAACCAACGACTACGTCCTGCTGCGTTATGCCGACGTTCTGCTGATGAAAGCAGAAGCGATTGCGCGCGGTGGTACCGATCCACAGGGGCAAACAGCCGCTGGTATCGTAAATAGCGTACGGACAACGCGGGGAGCCTCAACGCTGTCAACGGTCGACCTGCCTGCTATTCTGGCCGAGCGTGGTCGTGAATTGTACTGGGAAGGCTGGCGCCGGAGTGACCAGATTCGCTTTGGTGTCTTTACGAACCCAGTTGATCAGCGCCCAACCAAGTCGCCTGATACAGCCGTATTGTTCCCATTCCCACAACAGGCCATTGACAGTAACCCCAATCTGCAGCCGCAGAATGCTGGGTACTAA
- a CDS encoding SusC/RagA family TonB-linked outer membrane protein — MMDKSYKLSHFGGNVGQVGIGQPQASNQKAFFSFLTMLVMILLLGNTSAWAQGRTVTGKVSDPTGFGLPGVSVQIKGTTRGTNTNAEGVYTLSDVPENATIILSFIGYTTQEVAVGNRATVDVKLVDDTKALQEVVVIGYGTQKAKDVTGSVATLGPKDFNKGVISSPEQLLQGRVAGVQITPASGEPGAANNIQIRGAVSLRGGNTPLYVVDGVPLDGGDFSSGTPDFGTGTTTARNPLSFLNPSDIENISVLKDASAAAIYGARGANGVVLITTRKGKAGAPQFNFSASAAVSTSLKKYNLLSPTDFLAGVKAAGGDPTLSTVNAGASTNWQDQILRTGVSQIYNASFGGGTNDTRYLFSLGYQDQQGLVKGTGQKRITGRINASQDLFNKKVTIAVNATTSSVTDQYALTGNQAGALGNLFGAMIKANPTYPVFANSSDTASYYQLAGGSYRNPRAMLDYYHDKGVTNRTLANVSATWTIMDGLSVRANFGVDNSTSTRTTTIDSRLNGQFNVPLGSVTNPVYADPNTGLGGAAYINNLNRLSKLVEYTVNYNKNVGPGVLEAVAGFAYQTFGTRTSYIAASRFPFNESVIDYADNIGSANTLTGTAIGGGSTRNQNDLQSYFGRANYNLKEKYLLTATVRVDGSSRFGINNKYGTFPSVAAAWRLSQESFVPKNIFDDLKLRANYGIVGNQDFTGGASKIIYTYNNTGAQVQQNNPNPDLKWEQNTTTGVGIDFSVLKGRLAGSIDYYHRAGSNTLLQVFYAQPAPVNYKWINLPGEIVSKGIELNLTYQVVQKQQFGWEALFNLTTVDVKAQNIATDQAVGAISGQGLSGAYAERITSGYPPFAFFIPTFTGYDANGYATYADNSRANYQGSPFAKLRLGLTNNFTFGQWTASLFVNGQFGGKIYNNTANALFAKGALKNAGNVTYDVANSAENGLNPASVSTRFLEKSDYVRITNLTISRRFDLPQGGFAKSLSLSLTGQNLFIFTGYTGLNPDVNTVTFNGNGNGIPSLGIDYTPYPTPRTVTLGLNVGF; from the coding sequence ATGATGGACAAATCCTACAAATTGAGTCACTTCGGTGGTAACGTAGGTCAGGTTGGTATTGGCCAACCCCAAGCATCCAACCAAAAGGCTTTCTTTAGTTTTTTGACGATGCTGGTAATGATACTGCTGCTGGGTAATACCTCAGCGTGGGCACAAGGGCGTACTGTAACGGGGAAAGTATCTGATCCAACCGGTTTTGGCTTACCAGGTGTTAGCGTTCAGATCAAAGGAACAACGCGGGGGACAAACACCAATGCGGAGGGTGTGTATACACTATCGGATGTACCTGAAAACGCGACAATCATACTTAGCTTTATTGGCTACACAACGCAGGAGGTAGCAGTTGGTAATCGCGCTACGGTAGATGTAAAGCTGGTCGATGACACCAAGGCACTTCAGGAAGTAGTTGTGATTGGGTATGGTACGCAAAAAGCCAAAGACGTTACCGGATCAGTAGCGACGCTGGGGCCAAAAGACTTCAACAAAGGGGTCATTTCGTCGCCGGAACAATTGCTGCAGGGTCGCGTAGCGGGTGTGCAAATTACACCGGCTAGTGGGGAACCGGGCGCTGCCAACAACATCCAGATTCGGGGTGCTGTATCGTTGCGGGGTGGTAACACACCGTTATACGTAGTTGATGGTGTTCCACTCGATGGTGGTGACTTCAGCAGTGGTACGCCGGATTTCGGTACGGGTACAACAACGGCTCGTAACCCGCTGTCATTCCTGAACCCGAGCGATATCGAAAACATCTCGGTATTGAAAGATGCTTCGGCGGCTGCCATCTATGGTGCACGGGGTGCCAATGGTGTTGTCCTGATCACGACCCGGAAAGGGAAGGCCGGAGCGCCACAGTTCAATTTCTCGGCTTCTGCCGCTGTGTCGACCTCGCTGAAGAAATACAACCTGCTTTCTCCCACTGACTTTCTGGCGGGTGTAAAAGCAGCCGGTGGCGATCCAACGCTGTCGACCGTTAACGCAGGCGCATCGACGAACTGGCAGGATCAGATTCTACGTACCGGTGTATCGCAGATTTACAACGCCAGCTTTGGCGGTGGTACCAACGATACCCGTTATCTGTTCTCTCTAGGTTATCAGGATCAACAGGGCCTTGTAAAAGGAACGGGACAGAAACGGATCACAGGTCGTATCAATGCGTCGCAGGATTTGTTCAATAAAAAAGTAACGATCGCTGTTAACGCAACGACTTCATCGGTAACCGATCAATATGCCTTGACAGGTAACCAGGCCGGTGCGCTGGGTAACCTGTTCGGCGCTATGATCAAAGCCAACCCTACGTATCCGGTTTTTGCAAATAGCAGCGATACCGCTTCTTATTATCAATTGGCGGGTGGTTCGTATCGTAACCCACGGGCTATGTTGGATTATTACCACGATAAAGGCGTTACGAATCGTACGTTGGCCAACGTGAGTGCTACCTGGACGATTATGGATGGTTTATCCGTAAGAGCAAACTTTGGTGTTGATAATTCTACCTCGACCCGGACGACCACCATCGATTCACGATTGAATGGACAGTTCAACGTTCCGCTGGGCTCGGTAACAAACCCAGTGTATGCAGATCCAAATACGGGATTGGGCGGAGCGGCTTATATTAATAACCTGAATCGCTTGTCTAAACTGGTCGAGTACACCGTAAACTACAACAAAAATGTAGGTCCTGGCGTACTTGAAGCTGTAGCCGGGTTTGCTTACCAGACGTTCGGAACACGGACGAGTTATATAGCTGCCAGCCGTTTCCCCTTCAATGAATCGGTCATCGATTATGCCGATAACATTGGATCGGCAAACACCCTGACGGGAACGGCCATCGGTGGTGGTTCGACACGGAACCAGAACGACCTGCAGTCATACTTTGGCCGGGCTAATTACAACCTCAAAGAAAAATACCTGTTGACGGCAACGGTACGGGTTGATGGCTCGTCGCGCTTCGGTATTAACAACAAATACGGAACTTTCCCGTCAGTAGCGGCTGCCTGGCGTTTATCGCAGGAGAGTTTCGTTCCGAAGAACATTTTCGATGACCTGAAACTCCGGGCCAACTATGGTATTGTGGGTAACCAGGACTTTACGGGTGGTGCCTCGAAAATCATTTATACCTACAACAACACGGGCGCGCAGGTTCAGCAGAACAACCCGAACCCGGATTTGAAGTGGGAACAGAACACAACGACGGGTGTTGGTATCGACTTCAGTGTGCTGAAAGGTAGACTGGCCGGTTCGATTGACTACTATCACCGTGCTGGTTCGAACACACTGTTGCAAGTATTCTATGCACAACCAGCTCCGGTTAACTACAAGTGGATCAACCTGCCAGGCGAAATCGTCAGCAAAGGTATAGAGTTGAACCTGACGTACCAGGTTGTTCAAAAGCAACAGTTTGGCTGGGAAGCGTTGTTTAACTTGACCACGGTTGATGTTAAAGCGCAGAATATTGCAACTGACCAGGCTGTAGGCGCTATTAGCGGACAGGGCCTATCGGGTGCTTATGCAGAGCGTATTACCAGCGGATATCCACCGTTTGCTTTCTTTATCCCGACCTTTACCGGGTATGATGCCAATGGTTATGCGACCTATGCCGACAATAGCCGGGCCAACTACCAGGGAAGTCCATTTGCTAAACTGCGTTTGGGTTTAACGAACAACTTCACGTTTGGCCAGTGGACGGCCAGCCTATTCGTGAATGGTCAGTTTGGCGGCAAAATCTACAACAACACAGCCAACGCCTTGTTTGCTAAGGGAGCCCTTAAGAACGCGGGTAATGTAACGTATGATGTCGCTAACAGCGCAGAAAATGGCTTGAACCCAGCTTCGGTTTCGACCCGTTTCTTAGAAAAAAGCGATTACGTACGGATTACGAACTTGACGATTTCTCGTCGGTTTGACCTACCCCAGGGCGGCTTTGCCAAATCACTTTCGTTGTCGCTCACTGGTCAGAACCTGTTCATCTTTACAGGCTATACTGGGTTGAATCCAGATGTTAATACGGTTACGTTCAATGGTAATGGCAATGGTATTCCATCGCTGGGTATCGACTATACGCCCTACCCAACGCCCCGTACAGTAACACTGGGATTAAATGTTGGATTCTAA